The following coding sequences are from one Diachasmimorpha longicaudata isolate KC_UGA_2023 chromosome 6, iyDiaLong2, whole genome shotgun sequence window:
- the LOC135163510 gene encoding uncharacterized protein LOC135163510 → MLRWRSSGASTTMYKAYIRLFVCFATSANHLKLVTDLTAEGFIAAYKRFTSRRGMCATLSSHRGFNFIEAEKEIRQLIDQASSVSAIIKNWLATNGTKWRFNPPYLPHMGGKWGAAVKSSKYHLRTVIRNSTLTYEEFPVLLTQVEDILNSRPLCPINSDP, encoded by the coding sequence ATGTTGAGGTGGAGAAGCTCAGGGGCAAGCACAACAATGTACAAGGCGTACATTCGTTTGTTTGTCTGTTTCGCCACATCGGCAAATCATCTGAAACTGGTAACAGACCTTACCGCGGAGGGATTCATCGCCGCGTATAAGAGATTTACGTCAAGACGGGGAATGTGCGCGACCCTGAGCAGTCACAGGGGATTTAATTTCATCGAGGCAGAAAAGGAAATCAGGCAACTCATCGACCAGGCATCAAGCGTATCGGCTATCATAAAAAACTGGCTAGCAACAAATGGAACGAAATGGAGATTTAACCCGCCCTACTTGCCACACATGGGAGGCAAGTGGGGGGCGGCGGTTAAATCAAGCAAATATCACTTGAGGACGGTTATAAGAAATTCGACCTTGACTTACGAGGAATTTCCGGTTCTTCTAACTCAGGTCGAGGACATCCTGAACTCGAGGCCACTCTGCCCGATCAACAGTGACCCGTAA